In Heptranchias perlo isolate sHepPer1 chromosome 21, sHepPer1.hap1, whole genome shotgun sequence, the following proteins share a genomic window:
- the LOC137340299 gene encoding pleckstrin homology domain-containing family S member 1-like isoform X1 — translation MNKRGSLFASVFYSRENDTENDICYEGYFTKSPPAKQFTTQSSWKKRYFVLEKKKDEHILNYYKNQEESRRSPPLGEIPIKRIKELCIRPEYHAKWSTLQRMFKCASESVILLKTEERDYFFIGEKMSVEIFQAIIASLLQMETIPQSEEQTQDSFGELVNTEPHLQPETSSPNQSNVIYATIPEILAVENNKRKSEEFNPEPHVEPARPEMTEHIYDVPRNVLMRMSELNLYPVNTEKQRSCSLPAAEIKHYSATYDTPMNITSAMCRSEKTVSADSGVYMSMASFRNRASTNSSIDCFTSSEQINEENESSTTKSGILVDVQNQHRPLQSPHEHSLGEKFGAIWAKSEPLTYWQLKTLHSNITKETKLEKLDIIVHREDIKNNLLLQQVNDKVCVAYSKMCVFHHGDQIVAINKLQVNDVKEIGVFINKSIEKEVVICIEHNQRVMVTSEVGIDQVESSSNNSSVFVFIICCVYFSPSCYRSLPTDVEELSKG, via the exons atgaataaaagaG GAAGCCTCTTCGCCTCAGTATTTTACAGCAGAGAGAATGACACCGAGAATGACATTTGTTATGAAGGCTATTTTACAAAATCACCACCAGCCAAACAGTTTACAACACAG TCATCATGGAAAAAGCGATATTTTGTGTTGGAAAAAAAGAAAGATGAGCACATCTTGAATTACTACAAAAACCAGGAAGAGAGTAGAAGATCACCTCCATTAGGAGAAATACCTATAAAAAG AATTAAAGAGTTATGCATTAGACCTGAGTACCATGCCAAATGGAGTACACTTCAAAGAATGTTTAAATGTGCCTCGGAGTCTGTTATTCTTCTGAAAACAGAAGAAAGAGATTACTTTTTTATTGGAGAGAA AATGTCTGTAGAAATATTTCAAGCAATAATTGCAAGTTTGCTCCAAATGGAGACAATTCCTCAGTCTGAAGAACAAACCCAG GATAGTTTTGGAGAACTTGTGAACACTGAGCCGCACCTGCAACCAGAAACTTCTTCACCAAACCAATCCAATGTAATTTATGCAACAATCCCAGAAATATTAGCAGTGGAG aataacaaaagaaaaagtgAAGAGTTCAACCCAGAGCCACATGTTGAACCTGCTCGACCAGAAATGACAGAGCACATTTATGATGTTCCCAGAAATGTGCTCATGAGAATGTCAGAG CTCAACCTATATCCAGTTAATACAGAAAAGCAACGCTCTTGTTCACTGCCTGCTGCAGAAATAAAGCACTATTCAGCTACTTATGATACACCAATGAACATTACAAGTGCT ATGTGCAGAAGTGAAAAAACAGTATCTGCTGACTCTGGGGTCTACATGTCCATGGCTTCATT TAGAAACCGTGCCAGCACAAATTCATCTATCGACTGTTTCACATCTTCTGAGCAGATAAACGAAGAAAATGAAAGCAGTACAACAAA GAGTGGCATATTAGTTGATGTTCAAAATCAGCATCGACCACTGCAGTCACCACATGAACATTCTCTGGGTGAAAAGTTCGGTGCAATATGGGCGAAGAGCGAACCATTAACTTACTGGCAGTTGAAAACATTGCACAG CAATATTACAAAAGAAACAAAGCTGGAAAAATTGGACATTATCGTTCACCGAGAAGATATCAAAAACAATCTCTTACTTCAGCAAGTAAATGACAAAGTCTG TGTTGCATATTCAAAGATGTGTGTATTTCATCATGGAGATCAAATTGTGGCAATCAACAAACTTCAGGTCAATGACGTGAAGGAAATAGGCGTATTCATCAACAAATCGATAGAAAAGGAG GTTGTAATATGCATTGAGCACAATCAACGAGTAATGGTCACCAGCGAAGTCGGCATTGATCAAGTTGAGTCGTCCAGCAACAATTCATCAGTATTTGTTTTTATAATATGTTGTGTTTACTTCTCACCTTCATGCTATAGATCATTACCAACTGATGTTGAAGAGCTTTCTAAAGGTTAG
- the LOC137340299 gene encoding pleckstrin homology domain-containing family S member 1-like isoform X2, which yields MNKRGSLFASVFYSRENDTENDICYEGYFTKSPPAKQFTTQSSWKKRYFVLEKKKDEHILNYYKNQEESRRSPPLGEIPIKRIKELCIRPEYHAKWSTLQRMFKCASESVILLKTEERDYFFIGEKMSVEIFQAIIASLLQMETIPQSEEQTQDSFGELVNTEPHLQPETSSPNQSNVIYATIPEILAVENNKRKSEEFNPEPHVEPARPEMTEHIYDVPRNVLMRMSELNLYPVNTEKQRSCSLPAAEIKHYSATYDTPMNITSAMCRSEKTVSADSGVYMSMASLNRASTNSSIDCFTSSEQINEENESSTTKSGILVDVQNQHRPLQSPHEHSLGEKFGAIWAKSEPLTYWQLKTLHSNITKETKLEKLDIIVHREDIKNNLLLQQVNDKVCVAYSKMCVFHHGDQIVAINKLQVNDVKEIGVFINKSIEKEVVICIEHNQRVMVTSEVGIDQVESSSNNSSVFVFIICCVYFSPSCYRSLPTDVEELSKG from the exons atgaataaaagaG GAAGCCTCTTCGCCTCAGTATTTTACAGCAGAGAGAATGACACCGAGAATGACATTTGTTATGAAGGCTATTTTACAAAATCACCACCAGCCAAACAGTTTACAACACAG TCATCATGGAAAAAGCGATATTTTGTGTTGGAAAAAAAGAAAGATGAGCACATCTTGAATTACTACAAAAACCAGGAAGAGAGTAGAAGATCACCTCCATTAGGAGAAATACCTATAAAAAG AATTAAAGAGTTATGCATTAGACCTGAGTACCATGCCAAATGGAGTACACTTCAAAGAATGTTTAAATGTGCCTCGGAGTCTGTTATTCTTCTGAAAACAGAAGAAAGAGATTACTTTTTTATTGGAGAGAA AATGTCTGTAGAAATATTTCAAGCAATAATTGCAAGTTTGCTCCAAATGGAGACAATTCCTCAGTCTGAAGAACAAACCCAG GATAGTTTTGGAGAACTTGTGAACACTGAGCCGCACCTGCAACCAGAAACTTCTTCACCAAACCAATCCAATGTAATTTATGCAACAATCCCAGAAATATTAGCAGTGGAG aataacaaaagaaaaagtgAAGAGTTCAACCCAGAGCCACATGTTGAACCTGCTCGACCAGAAATGACAGAGCACATTTATGATGTTCCCAGAAATGTGCTCATGAGAATGTCAGAG CTCAACCTATATCCAGTTAATACAGAAAAGCAACGCTCTTGTTCACTGCCTGCTGCAGAAATAAAGCACTATTCAGCTACTTATGATACACCAATGAACATTACAAGTGCT ATGTGCAGAAGTGAAAAAACAGTATCTGCTGACTCTGGGGTCTACATGTCCATGGCTTCATT AAACCGTGCCAGCACAAATTCATCTATCGACTGTTTCACATCTTCTGAGCAGATAAACGAAGAAAATGAAAGCAGTACAACAAA GAGTGGCATATTAGTTGATGTTCAAAATCAGCATCGACCACTGCAGTCACCACATGAACATTCTCTGGGTGAAAAGTTCGGTGCAATATGGGCGAAGAGCGAACCATTAACTTACTGGCAGTTGAAAACATTGCACAG CAATATTACAAAAGAAACAAAGCTGGAAAAATTGGACATTATCGTTCACCGAGAAGATATCAAAAACAATCTCTTACTTCAGCAAGTAAATGACAAAGTCTG TGTTGCATATTCAAAGATGTGTGTATTTCATCATGGAGATCAAATTGTGGCAATCAACAAACTTCAGGTCAATGACGTGAAGGAAATAGGCGTATTCATCAACAAATCGATAGAAAAGGAG GTTGTAATATGCATTGAGCACAATCAACGAGTAATGGTCACCAGCGAAGTCGGCATTGATCAAGTTGAGTCGTCCAGCAACAATTCATCAGTATTTGTTTTTATAATATGTTGTGTTTACTTCTCACCTTCATGCTATAGATCATTACCAACTGATGTTGAAGAGCTTTCTAAAGGTTAG
- the LOC137340299 gene encoding pleckstrin homology domain-containing family S member 1-like isoform X3 gives MNKRGSLFASVFYSRENDTENDICYEGYFTKSPPAKQFTTQSSWKKRYFVLEKKKDEHILNYYKNQEESRRSPPLGEIPIKRIKELCIRPEYHAKWSTLQRMFKCASESVILLKTEERDYFFIGEKMSVEIFQAIIASLLQMETIPQSEEQTQDSFGELVNTEPHLQPETSSPNQSNVIYATIPEILAVENNKRKSEEFNPEPHVEPARPEMTEHIYDVPRNVLMRMSELNLYPVNTEKQRSCSLPAAEIKHYSATYDTPMNITSAMCRSEKTVSADSGVYMSMASFRNRASTNSSIDCFTSSEQINEENESSTTKSGILVDVQNQHRPLQSPHEHSLGEKFGAIWAKSEPLTYWQLKTLHSNITKETKLEKLDIIVHREDIKNNLLLQQVNDKVCVAYSKMCVFHHGDQIVAINKLQVNDVKEIGVFINKSIEKEVTATILRLPEASKFPSEECKRNDNI, from the exons atgaataaaagaG GAAGCCTCTTCGCCTCAGTATTTTACAGCAGAGAGAATGACACCGAGAATGACATTTGTTATGAAGGCTATTTTACAAAATCACCACCAGCCAAACAGTTTACAACACAG TCATCATGGAAAAAGCGATATTTTGTGTTGGAAAAAAAGAAAGATGAGCACATCTTGAATTACTACAAAAACCAGGAAGAGAGTAGAAGATCACCTCCATTAGGAGAAATACCTATAAAAAG AATTAAAGAGTTATGCATTAGACCTGAGTACCATGCCAAATGGAGTACACTTCAAAGAATGTTTAAATGTGCCTCGGAGTCTGTTATTCTTCTGAAAACAGAAGAAAGAGATTACTTTTTTATTGGAGAGAA AATGTCTGTAGAAATATTTCAAGCAATAATTGCAAGTTTGCTCCAAATGGAGACAATTCCTCAGTCTGAAGAACAAACCCAG GATAGTTTTGGAGAACTTGTGAACACTGAGCCGCACCTGCAACCAGAAACTTCTTCACCAAACCAATCCAATGTAATTTATGCAACAATCCCAGAAATATTAGCAGTGGAG aataacaaaagaaaaagtgAAGAGTTCAACCCAGAGCCACATGTTGAACCTGCTCGACCAGAAATGACAGAGCACATTTATGATGTTCCCAGAAATGTGCTCATGAGAATGTCAGAG CTCAACCTATATCCAGTTAATACAGAAAAGCAACGCTCTTGTTCACTGCCTGCTGCAGAAATAAAGCACTATTCAGCTACTTATGATACACCAATGAACATTACAAGTGCT ATGTGCAGAAGTGAAAAAACAGTATCTGCTGACTCTGGGGTCTACATGTCCATGGCTTCATT TAGAAACCGTGCCAGCACAAATTCATCTATCGACTGTTTCACATCTTCTGAGCAGATAAACGAAGAAAATGAAAGCAGTACAACAAA GAGTGGCATATTAGTTGATGTTCAAAATCAGCATCGACCACTGCAGTCACCACATGAACATTCTCTGGGTGAAAAGTTCGGTGCAATATGGGCGAAGAGCGAACCATTAACTTACTGGCAGTTGAAAACATTGCACAG CAATATTACAAAAGAAACAAAGCTGGAAAAATTGGACATTATCGTTCACCGAGAAGATATCAAAAACAATCTCTTACTTCAGCAAGTAAATGACAAAGTCTG TGTTGCATATTCAAAGATGTGTGTATTTCATCATGGAGATCAAATTGTGGCAATCAACAAACTTCAGGTCAATGACGTGAAGGAAATAGGCGTATTCATCAACAAATCGATAGAAAAGGAG GTGACAGCCACCATATTGAGACTACCTGAAGCATCAAAATTCCCCAGTGAAGAGTGTAAGCGTAATGACAACATATGA